The Methanobacteriaceae archaeon DNA segment TTATCATCTTTTAAAACCATGAATAAAACAACCATAAATATTAATATCTATAATAAACGATTGTACTTCATAGTATATAAAATTAAAGAAAAATAAAACAATTAAAATTAGAAAAAATTGTGACTTCGTGTCACATCCTCATTTTAAAAAAAATAAAAAAATTAATCCACATAGTGGATGAAATCTTCTTTTCTTGGACGTGGTTTAGGCAAGTCCATATCCGGATAACCAAGTGCTACGTGTCCCACACCTTCGTATTTTTCAGGAATTCCCCATTCTTTTAAAAGAGCTTTTCCTTTTTCGCTACTGAATTCTTCACGTGCTCTGTGAATCCAGCATGATCCAACACCTACTGCATGAGCAGCATTTACAAGGGTAGTAATTACACTAGCCCCATCTTCAACAAATGTTGGCATTTTTCCATTTGCTAAGACAATTAATATTGTTTTTGCACCATAAAAAGGGTCAAGGTCATCAGGAACATCAATTGGATAATAGCTTCTGTTCCAGTCAGAAAACTCTTTTATAGTTTCTGGGTTTTGAATTACGATAATTTTAGGAGATTGCATTCCTAATGCTGTTGGAGCATAGGTTCCAGCTTCTAAAATGGCTTGTAAGTCTTCATCTGATATTTGCTTGTCTTTGAATTTTCTAATACTTCTTCTTGTTTTTAGGTTGTTGATGGTTTCGTTCATATTAACTTCTCGCATATTTTTTTAAGGGTTTTAAAGAAAGTTTCATATTCTTCGTCAGTTAGGTTTTCTTTTAGTCTTTCATCCCATATTTTATCATGGTTTATGACTTTTTGTGCGGTTTTTTTACCTTTAGGGGTTGTTTTAATTATTTTTTTTCTTTTATCTTTTATTCTTTCAATAAATCCCTTTTCTTCAAGTTTTTTAAGGTTTCTTGCTACTGTACTTTCATTTAAATGAAATATTTCTGCAAGCTGTTCCTGGCTTATTCCATCTTTTTTGTCTATTACAATTAAAAGAGGATGGAGGCCAAAACTTAACCCATCTTCTTTTACATTTTCGTTAATGTATTTTGCATGTTCTCTATGTATTAGTGAAATAAATGGTGCGGTTATTTCATTATCTTCAAGAGCCATTTTCTTTTCCTCTTATTAACTTTTTAATATATAGCTCAATACATGCATAACAGATTAAAGATCCAATTCCTCCACCTAAAAGCATTCCGCAGTATATTCCAAATTCTCCCATGTGGAGTGTAAATCCAAGTACATATGCAAAGATTAACACTAATACGAATTCCCTAAATGCTGTTAAGATAAATGATATTGTTCCTTTTCCAACACCCTGGAATACATTTCCTGCACTTGCCCCAAATGGAACATACAAAATGAATAAACACATAATCTGCATGAAACTTGCAATTAAAGGCGCTAAATGAGCACTGCTTTGGGAGTATGAAAATATAACTGCAATTTGATTTGCAAATACGTATAATAGTATACAAACTACTATTGAAGCTATTAATGCAACTTTAACTGCATATCTTGCTGTAACTCTTAAGTTTTCATATTTTCTAGATCCGTATGCAACTCCTGCAACAGAGATTGCTGCTGTTCCAACTCCAATAGCTGGAAGCATACCAATGTTTACGATTCTCCAACCTGCGGTATAAACAGCTACTGCAACTGGTCCGGATACAAGTGTAAGCATTAAATTTACAACAATGGTTAATGCAGATAAGATTAACTGCTCTAAACTTGCAGGAATACCTACAACTAAAATGTCCTTATACATTCCAAAATCATTTTTAAAGTTTTCACGGTTGTATTTGAGGTAAGTATCTTTTTTGATAAACATCCAGTAAAGTATTACTCCAACTGAAAATATATGTGCAATTACTGTTGCCCATGCAGCACCTGCAACCCCTAAATTAAGAGTATAAATAAAAATTGGGTCTATACACATGTTTGTTATTGCAGTGATTGCTAATGGGAGAGTTGCTCTTTTAACATCACCTTCTGCTCTAAATGCTCCTCCAAAGATTGGTGGAAGTAACATTGCAAATGAAAATGAAAAAATAACAATACCATATTCCATTGCATAACTTAAAACAGCTTCTGCACCCATTACAATAAGTAATGGTTTTAATAATCCGAGTAAAATAGCTGAAACAGCTATTGATATTATTACTCCTAAGATAAAGTTGTGAATAGCTGCGTTATTTGCAGATTTATGATTTTCCGCTCCGATATATCTTGAAATTAATGAATTACCACCAGCTCCTATTCCGTTTCCAATTCCAATAAGTATCATAAATAGTGGTGTAACGTATCCAAGTGCTGCTAGTGGTTCTGCACCAAGTCCTGCTACCCATATACTGTCGATAATATTGTTTGCCATTATTAAAAGCATACTTGCAATAATAGGTAGTGCTAATTTGTTAATCGCCTTTTTAGGGTCTCCTGTAATCATTTCTATATTTGAATTTTTTTCCATAGTTTTCCTCACTCTTGCATATGCAATTATACACTTGTATATGCAAGTGTTAATATATAAATATTTTCACAAACATAACTATAAACTAATAGGAGACTAATATTATGAAGGTTTTAGTTGTTGGTACTGGTGCTCGTGAACATGCTATTGCTGATGCTTTAAAAGATGATGTTGAATTGTACTGTTACATGAGTAAAATAAATCCTGGAATGTCCAAATTCGCTGAATATAAACAAGGCGATGAGGGAGAAGTTGAAAAAGTTGCTCAATATGCAGTTGAAAATGATATTGATATCGCATTTATTGGTCCTGAAGCTCCTCTTGGAAAAGGAATCGTAGATGAACTTCAAAAAAATGGAATTAGCTGTGTTGGACCAACCCAAAGTGCAGCAAGAATCGAAACTGACAAATCATTTATGAGAAAACTCTTTGAAGACTACGAAATCGAGGGATCTCTTGTTTATAAAGTATTTGATAATTCTAAAGATGTATCAGAATTTTTAGATGAATTCGACAGAGATGTTGTAGTAAAACCGGTTGGTTTAACTGGTGGTAAAGGAGTAAAAATTGTTGGTGACCACTTAAAAGATAATGAAGAAGCAAAAGAATACTCATGTGAAGTTATTGATAATGTAATGGGTGGATTTGCTCAAGTAATTATTGAAGAAAGATTAATCGGAGAAGAATTTACCATTCAAGCATTTTGTGATGGAGAACACTTAGCTCCAATGCCTGCAGCACAAGATCACCCTCACGCATTTGAAGGAGATGTAGGTGCAATTACTGGTGGTATGGGTTCATACTCTGATGTTGGTGGATTATTACCATTCTTAACTCAAGAAGATTATGATAAAGCAGTAAAAATCATGGAAGCTACCTTAAAAGCAATTGCTAAAGAAGCAGAACCATACAAAGGTATCTTATACGGTCAGTTTATGTTAACTGCTGATGGACCTAAACTCATTGAATACAATGCAAGATTCGGAGATCCAGA contains these protein-coding regions:
- a CDS encoding nitroreductase, producing MNETINNLKTRRSIRKFKDKQISDEDLQAILEAGTYAPTALGMQSPKIIVIQNPETIKEFSDWNRSYYPIDVPDDLDPFYGAKTILIVLANGKMPTFVEDGASVITTLVNAAHAVGVGSCWIHRAREEFSSEKGKALLKEWGIPEKYEGVGHVALGYPDMDLPKPRPRKEDFIHYVD
- a CDS encoding MarR family winged helix-turn-helix transcriptional regulator is translated as MALEDNEITAPFISLIHREHAKYINENVKEDGLSFGLHPLLIVIDKKDGISQEQLAEIFHLNESTVARNLKKLEEKGFIERIKDKRKKIIKTTPKGKKTAQKVINHDKIWDERLKENLTDEEYETFFKTLKKICEKLI
- a CDS encoding MATE family efflux transporter; translation: MEKNSNIEMITGDPKKAINKLALPIIASMLLIMANNIIDSIWVAGLGAEPLAALGYVTPLFMILIGIGNGIGAGGNSLISRYIGAENHKSANNAAIHNFILGVIISIAVSAILLGLLKPLLIVMGAEAVLSYAMEYGIVIFSFSFAMLLPPIFGGAFRAEGDVKRATLPLAITAITNMCIDPIFIYTLNLGVAGAAWATVIAHIFSVGVILYWMFIKKDTYLKYNRENFKNDFGMYKDILVVGIPASLEQLILSALTIVVNLMLTLVSGPVAVAVYTAGWRIVNIGMLPAIGVGTAAISVAGVAYGSRKYENLRVTARYAVKVALIASIVVCILLYVFANQIAVIFSYSQSSAHLAPLIASFMQIMCLFILYVPFGASAGNVFQGVGKGTISFILTAFREFVLVLIFAYVLGFTLHMGEFGIYCGMLLGGGIGSLICYACIELYIKKLIRGKENGS
- the purD gene encoding phosphoribosylamine--glycine ligase, producing the protein MKVLVVGTGAREHAIADALKDDVELYCYMSKINPGMSKFAEYKQGDEGEVEKVAQYAVENDIDIAFIGPEAPLGKGIVDELQKNGISCVGPTQSAARIETDKSFMRKLFEDYEIEGSLVYKVFDNSKDVSEFLDEFDRDVVVKPVGLTGGKGVKIVGDHLKDNEEAKEYSCEVIDNVMGGFAQVIIEERLIGEEFTIQAFCDGEHLAPMPAAQDHPHAFEGDVGAITGGMGSYSDVGGLLPFLTQEDYDKAVKIMEATLKAIAKEAEPYKGILYGQFMLTADGPKLIEYNARFGDPEAMNVLPLLKTPLVDVCQAIVDGNLDKVEFENKASVCKYIVPDGYPETEFAGELIEVDEEAIENLGAKVFYAAVSAEDDGIHLSGSRALGIVASGDSIEEAEKIAEEACKFVKGNVYHRKDVGTTALVNKRVEHMKEILN